The DNA segment ACGTACACCTTTAGCTGTTCTAACAACGACAGCATTATATACAGATCCTTTCTTAGCCTTACCTCTTGGAGAAGCTTCTTTCACAGTTACTTTAATAACATCCCCTATAGATGCATATCTTCGATGAGAGCCACCCAAAACTTTTATACACTCCACCCTTTTAGCGCCACTATTATCAGCAACTTGGAGTTCTGTTTGCATTTGAATCATACAAATAACCCTTATTTATTATTAATATAAGACTGCAGAGTAATTTTGCAGTCTGATAAATATATCAATAAACAAAAATAAAATCAAATTTATTATTTTTCTCTATGGATAATACCGACTAAACACCACTTCTTAGTTTTTGAATATGGTCTAGTTTCTTTGAACTTAACAACATCACCTTCTTTACATTCATTATTTTCATCATGAACATAATATTTTGTAGTTTTCCTAACAAACTTACCATACAAATGGTGCTTAACATATCTTTCAGCTCTGACAACTACAGTTTTATCCATAGCTACACTAGAAACTTTACCTTCTAACAATCTAATTTTATTGCTCATCTTTCAAGGCACCTATTTACTCTTTTCTGATATTATTGTATTTATACGAGCAATATCTCTTTTTGCACTTTTAAATAAGTGATTCTTTTTTAATTGCCCTGTACCCTTCTGCATACGAAGAGAAAATAATTGTTGCAATAACTCAATTTTCGCTTCTTGCAATTGGTCAATACTTTTACATCTATAATCTTTTAAAGTATCTTTTCTTTTCATTACATCACCTGCTTTCCAACAAAAGTTGTTGATACTGGTATCTTAGCTGCTGCCCTTGCAAAAGCCTCACGAGCCAACTCTTCTTTAACACCAGTAATCTCATATAGTACGCGACCCGGTTGAATTTGAGCCACCCAATATTCAACTGAACCTTTACCTTTACCCATACGAACTTCAAGCGGTTTCTGTGTTATAGGCTTATCTGGGAAGATTCTAATCCAAACTTTACCACCACGCTTGATATGACGATTAATCGCTCTTCTCCCTGCCTCAATTTGTCTAGCAGAGATTCTACCTCTAGATGTCGCTTGAAGACCAAACTCACCAAAGCTTACTTTATTACCTCTGTGAGCCAAGCCTCTATTACGCAACTTCTGCTGTTTACGAAACTTTGTACGCTTAGGCTGTAGCATCATTTAGCTCCTTTTTTATTATTTTTCTTTTCAGCGATTTGACCTGGAAGGATTTCACCCTTGTAGATCCAGACTTTAACACCAATAACACCATATGTTGTTAAAGCTTCCGCTGTAGCGTAATCCACATCTGCTCTAAATGTTTGTAGAGGAACTCTACCATCTCTAGCCCATTCAGAACGAGCAATTTCAGCACCACCTAAACGACCACTAACCATGACCTTGATACCTTTAGCACCTGATTTCATAGCAGCTTGCATTGCTTTTTTCATTGCTCTTCTAAACATCACTCTTTTCTCTAACTGTTGAGCAACGCTATCAGCAACTAATTTAGCATCGATTTCAGGCTTACGCACTTCTTCAATATTTATCTGAACTGGAATACCAATCAGCTTGTTAACTTCAGCACGTAACTTCTCAACATCCTCACCCTTCTTACCAATTACAATACCAGGTCTAGCTGTGTAAATTGTAATCTTAGCATTCTGAGCAGGTCTTTCAATCTGAATCTTACTAACTGCTGCTGCTGCAAGTTTTTTATGTAAAAACTCTCTAACCTTAATATCTTCATTAAGCTTAGTAGCGTAGCTAGAAGAGTCAGCATACCACGTTGAACGCCAGTTTCTTATATAACCTAAGCGAATACCATTAGGATTTACTTTTTGACCCATTTTTACTACACCTCTTATTTTTTCTCAGCAACTTTAACAGTTATATGTGAAGTTCTTTTTAGAATACGATTACCACGACCTTTTGCTCTAGCTTCAAAACGCTTCATTGTAGGACCTTCATCAATGAAGATAGTTGACACAACTAAAGAATCAACATCCATACCATCATTATGTTCAGCGTTAGCAACTGCAGAGTTTAAAACACCTTTGATTAATATAGCAGCTTTTTTATTATTAAAAGTCAAAAGATTAATAGCTTGCTCTACAGGTAGATCCCTGATCTGATCAGCAACTAATCTACATTTCTGAGCTGAGATTCTTGCAAATTTTAACTTAGCTTGTACTTCCATGTATCTTAACTCCAACTATTTCTTCTTAGCTTTTTTATCAGCTGCATGACCATGGTAATTACGAGTAACAACGAACTCACCTAGCTTATGACCAACCATTTCTTCAGTCATAAGAACAGGTACGTGCTGCTGACCATTATGTACAGCTATAGTTAAACCTATCATATCTGGCACAATCATTGATCTTCTTGACCATGTTTTGATTGGCTTTTTAGAATTACTTTTTTGCGCTTCAAAAACCTTCGTTAAAAGATGATGATCCACAAAAGGTCCTTTTTTTAATGAACGAGGCACAACATTCTCCCTAATTTACTTAAGTTTTTGAACAATCAACTTATTAGAACGCTTATTTCTACGCGTCTTATAACCTTTAGTTGGGACACCCCATGGCGTAACTGGATGTCTACCACCAGAAGTACGTCCCTCACCACCACCATGTGGGTGATCTACTGGGTTCATAGCCACACCTCTTACAGTAGGCCTTATACCTCTCCAGCGCTTAGCACCAGCTTTACCTAAAGATCTTAAGTTATGCTCAGAATTAGATACCACACCTATAACTGCTCTACAGTCTAAAAGCACTCTTCTCATCTCACCAGATCTTAGACGAATAATCGCATACGTATTATCCTTACCAACCAACTGAGCAAAAGTACCAGCACTTCTAATCAACTGTGCACCTTTTTTAGGCTTCATCTCAATATTGTGTATAACTGTACCTAAAGGTATATTTCTAAGTGGCATACAGTTACCAACAGTAACATCCACTTTCTCACCAGACACTACAGACATATCCTTCTTTAAACCTTTTGGCGCAATGATATATCTTCTATCACCATCAGAATAAAGGACTAAAGCAATATTTGCACTACGGTTAGGATCGTACTCAATTCTCTCAACCTTAGCTATTATGTCATCTTTATTTCTCTTAAAGTCTACAATACGGTAATGCTGCTTATGACCGCCACCTTGATGACGAACTGTAATTCTACCCGTATTATTTCTACCAGCTTTACTTTTCTTTACCTCTACTAAACCTTTAAATGGCTTACCTGTGTGTAATTCTGTATTCTTTACGCTCACTACGTGGCGACGGCCAGGTGAAGTAGGTTTAGCTTTTTTTATTTCAATCATGATTTATAAACCTTCTTTAAATTACTCTGCACCAACAAAACTGATATCATGCCCTTCAGCAAGCTTCACATAAGCTTTTTTCCAAGCCTTTGTCCTACCTTCAACACGACCAAATCTACGCGCCTTACCCTTAACGTTAAGGATATTTACTGACTCAACTTTAACCTCAAACAGCTGTTCTACAGCATTCTTGACATCTTGCTTGTTTGCAAATCTAGCCACTTCGAACACTACAGTTGAATTTACATCTGAAAGACCATAAGTTTTATCAGTAACATAAGGTCTTATAACAGTTTTTAATATTTTTTCTTGAAAACTCATACTAACTTCTCCTCTATTTCTTTTATAGCTTTTTTAGTGAAAACAACGTTCTCAAAGCATATTAAAGAAACTGGATTAATTTCTACAGAATCACATACTGCCACACTCTTAAGGTTTCTAGAAGATAGGTATAAATTCTCACTAAATTCTTCCACGCCAACAACAAAAAGTACATCTTTAACTCCTAAAGAGTCAATCACTGATTTGAACTCTTTTGTTTTTGGAGTTTCTAATATTAACTCTTCAACAACTGTCATTCTGCCTAATCTTAATAGTTCAGATAAGATTGACTTAACCGCACCTGAATACATCTTACGATTAATTTTCTGCTTATAACTCTTAGGCTTAGCCGCAAATGTAACACCACCTTTTCTGAAGATAGGTGAACGGATAGTGCCAGCTCTTGCTCTGCCTGTACCTTTTTGTCTCCAAGGCTTAGCACCTCCACCAGAAACTTCTGATCTAGTTTTTTGAGCTTTTGTACCTTGACGAGCGCCTGCCATGTAGGCAACAATAACCTGGTGAATTAAAGCTTCATTATAGTCAGCTGCAAAAACACCTTCTGCAACACCTACAGATCCAGCCTCTTGACCAGCTAAAGATTTTATATTTAAGTCCACAACAACTCTCCGGTATAATTAATATTTATCTACTAATTTTTGATAGCTGGAGTAACGATAACATCTCCACCAACTGAACCAGGAATACCACCTTTTAAAAGCAATAAACCATTTTTCGCGTCCACTCTCACAACTTCAAGAGACTGAATAGTAATGTTCTCGTTACCTAAGTGACCAGCCATCTTCTTGTTTTTAAAGACTCTACCAGGTGTTTGATTTTGACCTGTAGAACCATGAACTCTGTGAGATAGTGAGTTACCATGAGTAGCATCTTGAGTTGCAAAGTTAT comes from the Francisella persica ATCC VR-331 genome and includes:
- the rpmC gene encoding 50S ribosomal protein L29 gives rise to the protein MKRKDTLKDYRCKSIDQLQEAKIELLQQLFSLRMQKGTGQLKKNHLFKSAKRDIARINTIISEKSK
- the rplN gene encoding 50S ribosomal protein L14, yielding MIQMQTELQVADNSGAKRVECIKVLGGSHRRYASIGDVIKVTVKEASPRGKAKKGSVYNAVVVRTAKGVRRKDGSKVHFDSNAAVLLNANGQPIGTRIFGPVTRELRTEKFMKIVSLAPEVL
- the rplP gene encoding 50S ribosomal protein L16, with product MLQPKRTKFRKQQKLRNRGLAHRGNKVSFGEFGLQATSRGRISARQIEAGRRAINRHIKRGGKVWIRIFPDKPITQKPLEVRMGKGKGSVEYWVAQIQPGRVLYEITGVKEELAREAFARAAAKIPVSTTFVGKQVM
- the rpsQ gene encoding 30S ribosomal protein S17, producing MSNKIRLLEGKVSSVAMDKTVVVRAERYVKHHLYGKFVRKTTKYYVHDENNECKEGDVVKFKETRPYSKTKKWCLVGIIHREK
- the rpsC gene encoding 30S ribosomal protein S3, producing MGQKVNPNGIRLGYIRNWRSTWYADSSSYATKLNEDIKVREFLHKKLAAAAVSKIQIERPAQNAKITIYTARPGIVIGKKGEDVEKLRAEVNKLIGIPVQINIEEVRKPEIDAKLVADSVAQQLEKRVMFRRAMKKAMQAAMKSGAKGIKVMVSGRLGGAEIARSEWARDGRVPLQTFRADVDYATAEALTTYGVIGVKVWIYKGEILPGQIAEKKNNKKGAK
- the rpsS gene encoding 30S ribosomal protein S19, with translation MPRSLKKGPFVDHHLLTKVFEAQKSNSKKPIKTWSRRSMIVPDMIGLTIAVHNGQQHVPVLMTEEMVGHKLGEFVVTRNYHGHAADKKAKKK
- the rplB gene encoding 50S ribosomal protein L2, giving the protein MIEIKKAKPTSPGRRHVVSVKNTELHTGKPFKGLVEVKKSKAGRNNTGRITVRHQGGGHKQHYRIVDFKRNKDDIIAKVERIEYDPNRSANIALVLYSDGDRRYIIAPKGLKKDMSVVSGEKVDVTVGNCMPLRNIPLGTVIHNIEMKPKKGAQLIRSAGTFAQLVGKDNTYAIIRLRSGEMRRVLLDCRAVIGVVSNSEHNLRSLGKAGAKRWRGIRPTVRGVAMNPVDHPHGGGEGRTSGGRHPVTPWGVPTKGYKTRRNKRSNKLIVQKLK
- the rplW gene encoding 50S ribosomal protein L23 — protein: MSFQEKILKTVIRPYVTDKTYGLSDVNSTVVFEVARFANKQDVKNAVEQLFEVKVESVNILNVKGKARRFGRVEGRTKAWKKAYVKLAEGHDISFVGAE
- the rplD gene encoding 50S ribosomal protein L4 — its product is MDLNIKSLAGQEAGSVGVAEGVFAADYNEALIHQVIVAYMAGARQGTKAQKTRSEVSGGGAKPWRQKGTGRARAGTIRSPIFRKGGVTFAAKPKSYKQKINRKMYSGAVKSILSELLRLGRMTVVEELILETPKTKEFKSVIDSLGVKDVLFVVGVEEFSENLYLSSRNLKSVAVCDSVEINPVSLICFENVVFTKKAIKEIEEKLV
- the rplV gene encoding 50S ribosomal protein L22 — translated: MEVQAKLKFARISAQKCRLVADQIRDLPVEQAINLLTFNNKKAAILIKGVLNSAVANAEHNDGMDVDSLVVSTIFIDEGPTMKRFEARAKGRGNRILKRTSHITVKVAEKK